The following are encoded together in the Kribbella voronezhensis genome:
- a CDS encoding carbohydrate ABC transporter permease, translated as MSNLLIDRELDAPPTTAPGLTAAGRAVRRTRLLNWVAVHALALAAALFFVLPFVFVFLTALMSDQQALTRNLWPDSWHWENLRTVWETPGFLTWWKNTLLYAGLGTALTLLSSIPVAYALARFKFRGRNFAMLLVISTMMLPPQVVIVPMYLFWAKQLHLSGTLWPLIIPMAFTDAFSIFLLRQFLLTIPKEYVDAAKVDGCSDFRALVRVILPMAKPAIAAVALFQFFYCWNDYFGPQIYASENPAAWTLSYGLESFKGAHHTNWNLTMAATLLVMAPVIILFFFAQKAFIEGVTLTGVKG; from the coding sequence ATGAGCAACTTGTTGATCGACCGCGAGCTGGACGCGCCGCCCACGACGGCGCCCGGCCTGACCGCGGCGGGTCGCGCGGTACGGCGTACGAGGCTTTTGAACTGGGTCGCGGTGCATGCGCTGGCGCTCGCGGCGGCGTTGTTCTTCGTGCTGCCGTTCGTGTTCGTCTTCCTGACCGCGTTGATGAGCGACCAGCAGGCGCTGACCCGCAATCTGTGGCCGGACAGCTGGCACTGGGAGAACCTGCGCACGGTGTGGGAGACGCCGGGCTTCCTCACCTGGTGGAAGAACACCCTCCTGTACGCCGGGTTGGGTACCGCGCTGACGCTGCTGTCCAGCATCCCGGTCGCCTATGCGCTGGCCCGGTTCAAGTTCCGCGGCCGCAACTTCGCGATGCTGCTGGTGATCTCCACGATGATGCTGCCGCCCCAGGTCGTCATCGTGCCGATGTACCTGTTCTGGGCCAAGCAACTGCACCTGTCCGGGACGTTGTGGCCGCTGATCATCCCGATGGCTTTCACGGACGCGTTCTCGATCTTCCTGCTGCGCCAGTTCCTGCTGACCATCCCGAAGGAGTACGTCGACGCCGCCAAGGTGGACGGCTGCAGCGACTTCCGGGCGCTGGTGCGGGTGATCCTGCCGATGGCGAAACCCGCTATTGCCGCGGTGGCGTTGTTCCAGTTCTTCTATTGTTGGAACGACTACTTCGGACCGCAGATCTACGCCAGTGAGAATCCGGCCGCCTGGACACTCAGCTACGGCCTGGAAAGCTTCAAGGGCGCCCACCACACGAACTGGAACCTCACCATGGCAGCGACCCTGCTGGTGATGGCGCCGGTGATCATCTTGTTCTTCTTCGCCCAAAAGGCCTTCATCGAAGGCGTCACACTCACAGGGGTCAAAGGTTGA
- a CDS encoding GNAT family N-acetyltransferase — protein MPTVEVRTATPADIPQLVDAYQWLFAPPGATPDDWDPKTAADRIARTLTGPGSNILVSVDTDEVVGFCTMYLDLESVRFGQRCWVEDLAVHPERRSAGSGAALLKAAWQWAAANGASHLELDSATTRVDAHRFYDRHQPATHSITFGWRSAPRA, from the coding sequence ATGCCAACAGTCGAGGTCCGGACAGCGACGCCAGCAGACATTCCCCAACTCGTCGACGCCTATCAGTGGCTGTTCGCGCCGCCGGGAGCGACTCCGGACGACTGGGATCCGAAGACGGCCGCCGACCGCATCGCCCGCACCCTGACCGGTCCCGGCAGCAACATCCTGGTTTCGGTCGACACCGACGAGGTGGTCGGCTTCTGCACGATGTACCTCGATCTCGAATCGGTCCGCTTCGGGCAGCGCTGCTGGGTCGAGGATCTCGCCGTTCACCCCGAACGGCGGTCGGCGGGCTCCGGCGCCGCCCTGCTCAAAGCCGCCTGGCAGTGGGCGGCCGCGAACGGCGCCTCCCACCTGGAGCTCGACTCCGCCACCACCAGAGTCGACGCGCACCGGTTCTACGACCGTCACCAGCCGGCGACCCACTCGATCACCTTCGGCTGGCGCTCGGCCCCACGGGCATGA
- a CDS encoding ABC transporter substrate-binding protein: protein MPRVHRAILAAAAIALLGTACTGTSTAPTASDDATKDTTITFWHGWSAPSEVAAIDANVKAFEAKFPNIKVKVVGNINDDKIKQALRAGGPNSPDVVSSFTTDNVGTFCASHVFADLKPFLDKSGVDLDKTFPKPLQDYTQFQGTRCTLPLLNDAYGLYYNKDAFKAAGITSPPKTMSEFDAAAKKLTKAKGDSFSQLGFMPNFHGFESTTTHFAAQWNPTYFTAEGKSNLAADPAFANMLKWQSNLVKELGGFAKLEKYRATFGDEFGAKNPFHTGQVAMAIDGEWRLGMAKEAGVKFNIGVAPFPVPDDQADSYGKGYLSGTIIGIANTSQKQNAAWELVKFMTTDTDAVVSFANAIHNVPSTLDALKSPKLQADENFKTFLEIAQHPKSSTTPASPNGGAYQLTLQDFGYAFEAGKQTDLAAGLARTDAQVDKDIAQAK, encoded by the coding sequence ATGCCCCGAGTTCACAGAGCAATCCTCGCCGCCGCGGCGATCGCGTTGCTCGGTACCGCCTGCACCGGTACGTCGACCGCGCCGACGGCCAGTGACGACGCGACCAAGGACACCACCATCACCTTCTGGCACGGCTGGAGCGCGCCGAGCGAGGTGGCCGCCATCGACGCCAACGTGAAGGCTTTCGAGGCCAAGTTCCCCAACATCAAGGTGAAGGTCGTCGGCAACATCAACGACGACAAGATCAAGCAGGCCTTGCGCGCGGGCGGCCCGAACTCACCCGACGTCGTGTCGTCGTTCACCACCGACAACGTCGGCACGTTCTGCGCGTCGCACGTCTTCGCGGACCTGAAGCCCTTCCTGGACAAGTCCGGTGTCGACCTGGACAAGACTTTCCCGAAGCCACTGCAGGACTACACGCAGTTCCAAGGCACGCGCTGCACGCTGCCGCTGCTGAACGACGCGTACGGCCTGTACTACAACAAGGATGCGTTCAAGGCGGCCGGCATCACGAGTCCGCCGAAGACGATGTCCGAGTTCGACGCGGCTGCCAAGAAGCTGACCAAGGCCAAGGGCGACAGCTTCTCCCAGCTCGGGTTCATGCCGAACTTCCACGGCTTCGAGTCCACCACCACGCACTTCGCCGCGCAGTGGAACCCGACGTACTTCACCGCCGAGGGCAAGTCGAACCTGGCCGCCGACCCGGCGTTCGCGAACATGCTGAAGTGGCAGAGCAATCTGGTCAAGGAGCTCGGCGGCTTCGCCAAGCTGGAGAAGTACCGCGCGACCTTCGGCGACGAGTTCGGTGCCAAGAACCCGTTCCACACCGGCCAGGTGGCGATGGCGATCGACGGCGAGTGGCGGCTCGGGATGGCCAAGGAGGCCGGCGTGAAGTTCAACATCGGCGTCGCGCCGTTCCCGGTTCCGGACGACCAGGCCGACAGCTACGGCAAGGGCTACCTGTCCGGCACCATCATCGGGATCGCCAACACCAGCCAGAAGCAGAACGCGGCCTGGGAACTGGTGAAGTTCATGACCACCGACACCGACGCCGTGGTCAGCTTCGCCAACGCGATCCACAACGTGCCGTCCACCCTGGACGCGCTGAAGTCGCCGAAGCTCCAAGCGGACGAGAACTTCAAGACCTTCCTCGAGATCGCCCAGCACCCGAAGAGCAGCACCACCCCGGCCAGCCCGAACGGCGGCGCCTACCAGCTCACCCTGCAGGACTTCGGCTACGCCTTCGAGGCCGGTAAGCAGACCGACCTCGCGGCCGGGCTGGCCCGGACCGACGCGCAGGTCGACAAGGACATCGCGCAGGCCAAGTGA
- a CDS encoding DUF1990 family protein, translated as MKLADLGGLRFNYDVVGSTRQDATPVGYHRLEHREPIGRGEEVFRRAGEALMSWKMHSAAGVRVMATDSPAVIGTNSLGRVGVGSLGLPVPCRVVWTVDEPDRVGFAYGTLTGHPEAGEESFLVIREGDEVFFRLLAYSRPATWYTRLGGPAGRRVQAFVAHRYATTLKRLAKG; from the coding sequence ATGAAGCTGGCGGATCTTGGTGGGCTCAGGTTCAACTACGACGTGGTCGGGTCGACCAGACAGGACGCGACGCCGGTCGGCTATCACCGGCTGGAGCACCGGGAGCCGATCGGGCGCGGCGAGGAGGTGTTCCGCCGGGCCGGCGAAGCGTTGATGAGCTGGAAGATGCACAGCGCCGCCGGCGTACGGGTGATGGCCACCGACAGTCCCGCGGTGATCGGCACGAACTCACTCGGCCGGGTCGGCGTCGGTTCGCTCGGACTGCCCGTGCCCTGCCGCGTGGTGTGGACCGTCGACGAACCGGATCGCGTCGGCTTCGCCTACGGCACCTTGACCGGTCATCCCGAGGCAGGTGAGGAGTCGTTCCTGGTCATCCGCGAGGGCGACGAGGTGTTCTTCAGGCTCCTCGCCTACAGTCGCCCGGCCACCTGGTACACCCGCCTCGGCGGGCCGGCGGGCCGCCGGGTCCAGGCGTTCGTCGCCCACCGCTACGCCACCACCCTCAAGCGTCTCGCCAAGGGCTGA
- a CDS encoding ROK family transcriptional regulator — MAGTPGTPRLLRAMNDRAALELLLTQGPLSRTTLGNLSGLSKPTASQLLARLESAGLVRARGTSAGRPGPNAQLYEINGDIAYVAGLDVTPARFRAAIADLTGKVVGTFELPTPGRSASGTVERVMKTIDGALGEAGLSRDRLRRVSIGTPGGFDPTTGRLRYATHLPGWHAPHLLDELAEAIAVPLEVENDVNLAAVAERQVGHARDSDNFVLLWGEEGIGAAIVIGGRLLRGATGGAGEVAFLPLPGTPLVRNVGRNNAGGFQELAGGEPVLELARSLGLRARTPEAAIGVALQTPGAGDALLNEFAHRLAVGLAAIVAVVDPELIVLSGGVITAGGERLRGLVEEELAELAVPRPRLLMTAIQTDPVLAGALQSALSFARDAVFDTAGTTSGGSSD; from the coding sequence ATGGCTGGTACCCCGGGGACTCCTCGGTTGTTGCGGGCGATGAATGATCGGGCCGCGCTTGAGCTGTTGCTCACGCAAGGGCCGTTGTCGCGGACGACGCTGGGCAATCTGAGTGGGCTGTCGAAGCCGACCGCCTCGCAGCTGCTTGCGCGGCTGGAGAGTGCGGGGCTGGTTCGCGCTCGCGGTACGAGCGCCGGCCGGCCCGGGCCGAACGCGCAGCTCTACGAGATCAACGGTGACATCGCGTACGTCGCCGGCCTGGATGTCACGCCGGCGAGGTTCCGCGCAGCCATCGCTGATCTGACCGGCAAGGTGGTCGGCACCTTCGAGTTGCCGACGCCCGGGCGAAGTGCGAGCGGCACGGTCGAGCGGGTGATGAAGACCATCGACGGCGCCCTCGGCGAGGCGGGCCTGAGCCGGGATCGCCTGAGGCGCGTGTCGATCGGGACGCCCGGTGGATTCGACCCGACCACCGGCCGCCTCAGGTACGCGACCCACCTGCCCGGCTGGCACGCTCCGCACCTGCTCGACGAGCTCGCCGAGGCCATCGCAGTACCGCTCGAGGTCGAGAACGACGTCAACCTCGCCGCGGTGGCTGAGCGCCAGGTCGGCCATGCCCGCGACAGCGACAACTTCGTCCTGCTCTGGGGCGAGGAAGGCATCGGCGCCGCGATCGTGATCGGCGGTCGCCTGCTCCGCGGCGCCACCGGCGGCGCCGGCGAGGTCGCCTTCCTGCCCTTGCCCGGTACGCCGCTGGTCCGCAACGTCGGTCGCAACAATGCCGGCGGATTCCAGGAACTCGCCGGTGGTGAACCGGTCCTCGAGCTGGCACGCTCGCTCGGCCTCCGAGCCCGTACGCCGGAAGCCGCGATCGGCGTCGCACTGCAGACTCCGGGTGCCGGTGACGCCTTGCTGAACGAGTTCGCGCATCGCCTCGCGGTCGGTCTGGCCGCGATCGTCGCCGTGGTCGACCCGGAGTTGATCGTGCTCTCCGGTGGCGTCATCACGGCCGGCGGCGAGCGGTTGCGAGGGCTCGTCGAGGAGGAGCTCGCCGAACTCGCCGTACCGCGGCCGCGACTGCTGATGACCGCCATCCAGACCGATCCTGTCCTCGCCGGGGCGTTGCAGTCAGCCCTGAGTTTCGCCCGCGACGCAGTCTTCGACACTGCCGGCACCACGAGCGGGGGCAGTAGCGACTAG
- a CDS encoding LCP family protein: MSQPQPIDPRYVSRQPVRKKRRFGVGRLIGLIVLLFVLMLIAVPLYAWGRIDKVDAFPAGKRPTETPGTTYLMVGSDSREGLSAADKKKLGTGSAAGQRTDTIMVLHVPESGPPVLISIPRDSYVPIPGHGKNKINAAFSYGGAKLLVQTIENVTGLHIDHYVEIGFGGFASIIDSVGGVKMCLPKAMKDQKAHINLPKGCQQLDGTKALGYVRARYSDPLGDLGRVARQREMIGAVADKAIGPGTFLNPIRYFKVGTSSADALTIDKEMGPLDLFKFARAMKAVAGGGDGITLTVPISDTNLSTPNGSAVKWDTAKAKALFQALKEDKTTGLKSS; the protein is encoded by the coding sequence ATGAGCCAACCGCAGCCCATCGACCCGCGCTACGTCAGCAGGCAGCCCGTTCGCAAGAAGCGGCGCTTCGGGGTCGGCCGACTGATCGGTCTGATCGTCCTGCTGTTCGTGCTGATGCTGATCGCCGTCCCGTTGTACGCGTGGGGCCGGATCGACAAGGTGGACGCCTTCCCAGCCGGCAAGCGCCCGACCGAGACGCCTGGTACGACGTACCTGATGGTCGGATCCGACAGCCGCGAAGGGCTCAGCGCCGCCGACAAGAAGAAGCTCGGCACCGGTAGTGCCGCAGGTCAGCGGACCGACACGATCATGGTGCTGCACGTGCCTGAGTCGGGCCCGCCGGTGCTGATCAGCATCCCGCGCGACAGCTACGTCCCGATCCCCGGGCACGGGAAGAACAAGATCAACGCGGCCTTCTCCTACGGCGGGGCGAAGCTTCTGGTGCAGACGATCGAGAATGTGACCGGGCTGCACATCGACCACTACGTCGAGATCGGCTTCGGCGGCTTCGCCTCGATCATCGACAGCGTCGGCGGCGTGAAGATGTGCTTGCCTAAGGCAATGAAAGACCAGAAGGCGCACATCAACCTGCCCAAGGGATGCCAGCAACTCGACGGCACCAAGGCGCTCGGCTACGTCCGGGCCCGGTACTCCGACCCGCTCGGCGACCTCGGCCGGGTGGCGCGGCAGCGCGAGATGATCGGCGCCGTGGCGGACAAGGCGATCGGACCGGGCACGTTCCTGAACCCGATCCGCTACTTCAAGGTCGGTACTTCGAGCGCCGACGCGCTCACCATCGACAAGGAGATGGGTCCGCTCGACCTGTTCAAGTTCGCCCGCGCGATGAAGGCGGTCGCCGGCGGTGGGGACGGCATCACGTTGACCGTGCCGATCTCCGACACCAACCTCAGTACCCCGAACGGCTCCGCCGTGAAGTGGGACACAGCCAAGGCCAAGGCCCTCTTCCAGGCCCTCAAGGAAGACAAGACCACCGGCCTGAAGAGCAGCTGA
- a CDS encoding uracil-DNA glycosylase: protein MSPLALGELVAADWAEALAPVEGVVARMGEFLRAEIAAGRPYLPAGENVLRAFKQPLDEVKVLVVGQDPYPTPGHPVGLSFSVAPDVRPIPRSLANIYKELMADVGVPAPSNGDLTPWAEQGVLMLNRVLTVQPGKSGSHRGKGWEAVTEQAIHALVKRGGPLVAILWGRDAQTLKPMLGSTPYVESAHPSPMSADRGFFGSRPFSRVNALLIEQGGTPVDWRLP, encoded by the coding sequence GTGAGTCCTTTGGCGTTGGGTGAGCTGGTGGCGGCGGATTGGGCTGAGGCGTTGGCGCCGGTGGAGGGGGTGGTTGCGCGGATGGGGGAGTTCCTGCGGGCGGAGATCGCCGCGGGGCGGCCGTATCTGCCGGCGGGGGAGAACGTGTTGCGGGCGTTCAAGCAGCCGTTGGACGAGGTGAAGGTGTTGGTGGTGGGGCAGGATCCCTATCCGACGCCGGGGCATCCGGTGGGGTTGAGTTTTTCGGTGGCGCCTGATGTGCGGCCGATTCCGCGGAGTCTGGCGAACATCTACAAAGAGCTGATGGCCGACGTCGGCGTACCGGCGCCGTCGAACGGGGATCTGACGCCGTGGGCTGAGCAGGGCGTGCTGATGCTGAACAGAGTGCTGACAGTGCAGCCGGGGAAGTCCGGCTCGCATCGCGGTAAAGGCTGGGAAGCCGTTACAGAGCAGGCGATTCACGCGTTGGTGAAGCGTGGCGGGCCGCTGGTGGCGATCCTGTGGGGGCGGGATGCGCAGACGCTGAAGCCGATGCTCGGCAGTACGCCGTACGTCGAGAGCGCGCACCCGAGTCCGATGTCTGCCGATCGCGGGTTCTTCGGTTCGCGACCGTTCAGCCGAGTCAACGCCCTCCTGATCGAACAAGGCGGCACCCCGGTCGACTGGCGCCTGCCCTAG
- a CDS encoding HNH endonuclease produces MHAEFARLETYRLGVLGRLEETGRTKEISGESTVRFVSARYRLNQPQVQRDLNLAAALSKYPAVTAALPDPFAPPGDDAMVQYSDSAPGEGVAADETDQELLPVLLHVGQAEAIVSALEAVPKANVEVEDLLVAEQQLVEAARHLRPGELRRLGQRIRDVLDTDGPEPAEEAAARREALRLTNADQGVKFAGFLANDNAELLRTLVEAAAKPHKVDGQFDPRSREKRQADALVQILTAAADTGDLPGRGGVKPHVTVTIDYADLVSDTRNAIGELQFGDGLSASAVRRLACDAGIIPVVLGSESEPLDVGREHRYVTKALREALNRRDKGCVVCGAAPRYCHAHHIVHWADGGSTSLENLALLCGVHHLAVHAGHFTVTITNGKVQVTRPRWTDPPRSFPAALIREAAVDDEVTNPAGHTPLRPVRAFPLVEDPAPFPTNPTPDFDPWGPTHLDTG; encoded by the coding sequence TTGCACGCCGAGTTCGCGCGCCTGGAGACCTATCGGCTCGGCGTACTTGGTCGTCTGGAGGAGACCGGTCGGACCAAGGAGATCAGTGGTGAAAGCACCGTGCGGTTCGTGTCCGCGCGGTACCGGCTCAATCAGCCTCAGGTTCAACGGGATCTGAATCTGGCTGCCGCCTTGTCGAAGTACCCGGCCGTGACCGCCGCGCTGCCCGATCCCTTCGCGCCGCCGGGGGATGACGCGATGGTGCAGTACTCCGATTCCGCGCCTGGCGAAGGTGTAGCGGCTGACGAAACGGATCAGGAGCTGCTGCCGGTGCTGCTGCACGTCGGGCAGGCCGAAGCGATCGTGTCTGCGCTCGAAGCAGTACCCAAGGCCAACGTTGAGGTGGAGGACCTGCTGGTGGCTGAGCAGCAACTGGTCGAGGCTGCCCGGCACCTGCGCCCTGGCGAGCTGAGGAGACTCGGCCAGCGGATTCGCGATGTCTTGGATACCGACGGGCCTGAGCCGGCTGAAGAAGCGGCCGCTCGGCGAGAGGCGTTACGCCTGACTAACGCCGATCAGGGCGTCAAGTTCGCCGGTTTCCTCGCCAATGACAACGCCGAACTTCTCCGCACCCTCGTCGAAGCAGCCGCCAAGCCGCACAAGGTCGACGGGCAATTCGATCCACGATCGCGTGAGAAGCGCCAGGCCGATGCTCTCGTTCAGATTCTGACGGCAGCAGCCGACACCGGTGACCTTCCCGGCCGTGGTGGCGTCAAGCCACACGTCACCGTCACCATCGACTATGCCGACCTCGTCAGCGATACCCGCAATGCGATCGGCGAGCTCCAATTCGGGGACGGCTTGTCTGCCTCGGCAGTCCGGCGCCTGGCCTGCGATGCCGGGATCATCCCGGTCGTTCTCGGCTCGGAGTCCGAGCCCCTCGACGTCGGCCGCGAACACCGGTACGTCACCAAGGCTCTGCGCGAAGCACTCAACCGCCGCGACAAAGGATGCGTCGTCTGCGGCGCGGCGCCCCGCTACTGCCACGCCCACCACATCGTGCACTGGGCCGACGGCGGCTCGACCAGCTTGGAAAACCTCGCATTGCTGTGCGGCGTCCACCACCTCGCAGTCCACGCGGGTCACTTCACCGTCACCATCACCAACGGGAAAGTCCAGGTCACCCGCCCCCGCTGGACCGACCCACCCCGAAGCTTCCCCGCGGCCCTAATCCGCGAGGCTGCCGTTGACGACGAGGTCACAAACCCCGCCGGTCACACCCCCTTGCGCCCGGTCCGCGCCTTCCCGCTGGTAGAAGACCCAGCCCCCTTCCCCACAAACCCCACCCCCGACTTCGACCCCTGGGGCCCCACCCACCTCGACACCGGCTAA
- a CDS encoding 6-phospho-beta-glucosidase: MKLTVVGGGSTYTPELIDGFARLRDSLPVSELVLVDPAADRLELVGGLAQRIFAKQGHPGRVVTTSNLDEGIEGADAVLLQLRVGGQAARNQDETWPLECGCVGQETTGAGGLAKALRTVPVVLDIAERVRQTNPDAWIIDFTNPVGIVTRALLSQGHKAVGLCNVAIGFQRRFAKFLGVAPEEVALDHVGLNHLTWERGVTVNGENVLPKLLANHAAELADDLHLPAELLLQLGVVPSYYLRYFYAHDEVVRELLEKPSRAAEVAKIEKELLDLYADPTLDEKPALLERRGGAYYSEAAVALASSLLNDTGDVQVVNTLNNGALPFLPDDAVIEVPATVGAAGTTPLPIAPLEPLYAGLVANVTAYENLALEAALKGGAERVFNALLAHPLIGQIEYANALTDKLLAHNREYLPWA; encoded by the coding sequence TTGAAACTCACAGTCGTAGGCGGCGGATCCACCTACACACCTGAACTCATCGACGGCTTCGCCCGGCTGCGCGACTCGCTGCCGGTCTCCGAGCTGGTCCTGGTCGACCCGGCCGCCGACCGGCTCGAACTGGTCGGCGGACTGGCCCAGCGGATCTTCGCGAAACAAGGCCACCCGGGTCGCGTCGTCACCACTTCGAACCTGGACGAGGGGATCGAGGGCGCGGACGCGGTCCTGCTGCAACTGCGGGTCGGCGGGCAGGCCGCCCGCAACCAGGACGAGACCTGGCCGCTCGAATGCGGTTGCGTCGGCCAGGAGACGACCGGCGCGGGCGGCCTCGCGAAGGCGCTGCGCACGGTTCCTGTCGTGCTGGACATCGCAGAGCGGGTCCGGCAGACCAACCCCGACGCGTGGATCATCGACTTCACCAACCCGGTCGGGATCGTCACCCGCGCGCTGTTGTCGCAGGGTCACAAGGCGGTCGGGCTGTGCAACGTGGCGATCGGGTTCCAGCGCCGGTTCGCCAAGTTCCTCGGCGTCGCGCCGGAGGAGGTGGCGCTCGACCACGTCGGGCTGAACCACCTCACCTGGGAGCGCGGGGTCACGGTCAACGGCGAGAACGTGCTGCCGAAGCTGCTCGCGAATCATGCCGCTGAACTGGCCGACGACCTGCACCTGCCGGCCGAGTTGCTGCTGCAGCTCGGCGTCGTCCCGTCGTACTACCTGCGGTACTTCTACGCGCACGACGAGGTGGTCCGCGAGCTGCTGGAGAAGCCGTCGCGTGCTGCCGAGGTGGCGAAGATCGAGAAGGAACTGCTGGACCTGTACGCCGATCCGACGCTCGACGAGAAGCCCGCGTTGCTCGAGCGGCGCGGTGGCGCCTACTACTCGGAGGCCGCGGTCGCGCTCGCGTCGTCGCTGCTGAACGACACCGGTGACGTTCAGGTCGTCAACACCTTGAACAACGGGGCGTTGCCGTTCCTCCCGGACGACGCGGTGATCGAGGTGCCGGCGACGGTCGGAGCCGCCGGTACGACGCCGCTGCCGATCGCGCCGCTCGAACCGCTGTACGCGGGGCTGGTGGCCAACGTCACGGCGTACGAGAATCTTGCTCTGGAGGCGGCTCTGAAGGGTGGTGCGGAGAGGGTGTTCAACGCACTGCTGGCGCATCCGCTGATCGGGCAGATCGAGTACGCGAACGCCCTGACCGACAAGCTGCTCGCGCACAACCGCGAGTACCTTCCGTGGGCGTGA
- a CDS encoding N-acetylglucosamine kinase, which yields MAGEALVPGGVLAFDAGNSKTDVALVSAEGRVLGTARGGGFEPHVVGAMAAVQGLAPLVAAAAREAGLTLGEGPLVQQISACMANADLPIEEERLAAAFEYVGWAESVYVANDTFALLRAGVDEPRGVAVVCGAGINCAGLLPDGRTARFAAVGKISGDWGGGQQLADEAFWAAARAEDGRGPATALTTALPAHYGVESVTALIEALHLGDIPVARRLEATPVLFQVAAGGDAVAADVVRFQAEEIVAMATVAMRRLGVLDEQIDVVLGGGVLTAGHPMLLETVVRLLSAAAPKAVPHVVDVPPVVGAALLGLDRTKAAPTAHVQLRAAFAPPPAA from the coding sequence ATGGCCGGCGAGGCTCTGGTGCCAGGAGGTGTGCTCGCCTTCGACGCCGGGAACAGCAAGACCGACGTGGCCCTGGTGTCCGCGGAGGGCCGCGTGCTCGGTACTGCGCGCGGTGGTGGGTTCGAGCCGCACGTCGTCGGCGCGATGGCCGCGGTCCAGGGGCTCGCCCCGCTCGTTGCAGCGGCGGCACGAGAAGCCGGGCTCACTCTCGGTGAAGGGCCGCTGGTGCAGCAGATCTCGGCGTGTATGGCGAACGCGGACCTGCCGATCGAGGAGGAACGCCTCGCCGCGGCCTTCGAGTACGTCGGCTGGGCCGAGTCCGTGTACGTCGCCAACGACACCTTCGCGTTGCTCCGCGCGGGTGTCGACGAGCCGCGTGGCGTGGCCGTCGTCTGCGGCGCCGGCATCAACTGTGCCGGCCTGCTACCGGACGGCCGTACTGCGCGATTCGCGGCGGTCGGGAAGATCTCCGGCGACTGGGGTGGCGGCCAGCAGTTGGCCGATGAAGCCTTCTGGGCAGCGGCGCGAGCCGAAGACGGTCGGGGACCCGCGACGGCGCTGACAACAGCGCTTCCCGCGCACTACGGCGTCGAGTCGGTGACTGCGTTGATCGAGGCGCTGCACCTGGGGGACATCCCGGTCGCTCGCCGCCTGGAGGCGACCCCGGTGCTCTTCCAGGTCGCGGCCGGCGGCGATGCGGTCGCGGCGGACGTGGTTCGGTTCCAGGCGGAGGAGATCGTCGCGATGGCCACGGTCGCGATGCGGCGACTCGGCGTACTGGACGAGCAGATCGATGTGGTGCTGGGCGGCGGCGTACTGACCGCTGGGCACCCGATGCTGCTGGAGACCGTCGTGCGGCTGCTGTCGGCCGCCGCACCGAAGGCCGTGCCGCACGTGGTCGACGTACCCCCTGTTGTCGGGGCTGCTCTCCTGGGGCTCGACCGGACGAAGGCGGCTCCGACCGCGCACGTTCAACTCCGCGCTGCCTTCGCCCCACCACCGGCGGCCTGA
- a CDS encoding carbohydrate ABC transporter permease, whose translation MTATTIAPARRPALSEGLRRKRRQERLRNLAFLSPWLIGVSIFFLYPLVSTVYFSFMKYDGFTAPTWVGLKNWTYVFTDYPFFWPALRNTLWLVIVMVTLRVLFGLGIGLLITKVKTGAGFFRTAFYLPYLAPPVAATMAFAFLLNPGTGPVNNILGSLGLPQPGWFSDPHWSKPALTLLALWGIGDLMVIFMASLLDVPQEQYEAASLDGAGWWQRFKFVTLPNIQPIVLFAVITGVIQTMQYYTQPLVAGKVASGVIGGSGQQFEPGYPEKSTLTLPQLVYHLGFQRFDTGGACVIALVLFGLAMVFTAFLMRRGSGFLATDD comes from the coding sequence ATGACTGCCACCACGATCGCACCCGCCCGCAGGCCCGCGCTCAGCGAGGGCCTGCGGAGGAAGCGCCGCCAGGAACGGCTGCGCAACCTCGCCTTCCTGTCCCCGTGGCTGATCGGGGTCAGCATCTTCTTCCTCTATCCGCTCGTCTCGACCGTCTACTTCAGCTTCATGAAGTACGACGGGTTCACGGCGCCGACCTGGGTCGGGCTGAAGAACTGGACCTATGTCTTCACCGACTACCCGTTCTTCTGGCCCGCGTTGCGCAACACCTTGTGGCTGGTCATCGTGATGGTGACGCTGCGAGTGCTGTTCGGGCTGGGAATCGGCCTGCTGATCACCAAGGTGAAGACCGGCGCCGGGTTCTTCCGGACCGCCTTCTACCTGCCGTACCTCGCGCCACCGGTGGCCGCGACGATGGCGTTCGCGTTCCTGCTCAACCCCGGGACCGGGCCGGTGAACAACATCCTCGGCTCGCTCGGGCTGCCGCAGCCGGGCTGGTTCAGCGACCCGCACTGGTCGAAGCCGGCGTTGACTCTCCTTGCTCTGTGGGGGATCGGCGACCTGATGGTGATCTTCATGGCGTCGTTGCTCGACGTACCGCAGGAGCAGTACGAGGCGGCCTCGCTCGACGGCGCCGGCTGGTGGCAGCGGTTCAAGTTCGTCACGTTGCCGAACATCCAGCCGATCGTGTTGTTCGCGGTCATCACCGGCGTGATCCAGACCATGCAGTACTACACGCAGCCACTCGTGGCCGGGAAGGTCGCGAGCGGGGTGATCGGTGGCTCAGGGCAACAATTCGAACCCGGGTATCCGGAGAAGTCGACGCTGACCCTGCCACAACTCGTGTACCACCTGGGTTTCCAGCGGTTCGACACCGGTGGCGCCTGTGTGATCGCGCTGGTGCTGTTCGGACTGGCGATGGTGTTCACGGCGTTCCTGATGCGCCGCGGCAGTGGCTTCCTGGCCACGGACGACTAG